A section of the Leptotrichia sp. HSP-342 genome encodes:
- the cysS gene encoding cysteine--tRNA ligase has translation MKLYNTMTNKIEEFKTIEENKVKMYVCGPTVYNYIHLGNARPIVVFDTLARYFEHKGMEVEFVQNFTDVDDKIINKSMEEGTSASEVSEKYIKYFFEDISKLNILESVKRPKVTENMAEIIKIIQKLIDNGFAYEKDGDVYFEVKKYKDYGKLSNQKIEELELGARIDVSEIKKNPVDFALWKKKKDGEPFWQSPWGQGRPGWHIECSAMAKKYLGDTFDIHGGGQDLVFPHHENEIAQSKCAYHGNFANYWLHNGFIQINGDKMSKSLGNFFLLREILEKFSGNVVRLFILSTHYRKPINFSFENMEDTKKALQNIIKSMNKFENIVEKYKNEKIENVKNSEFSQKIDEFDKKFEEAMDEDMNTPQALATIFDQIRETNKLISRNESEFSRIYYEIKKSYDSLKAKLENVFGIAIEIENAVKEEDGENMELTKKLIELLIKLRSEARSEKNFKLSDEIRNELKALGVEIKDNKDGSTDYNLL, from the coding sequence ATGAAACTTTACAACACAATGACCAATAAAATTGAAGAATTTAAGACAATAGAAGAAAATAAGGTAAAAATGTATGTTTGCGGGCCTACTGTCTATAATTACATACATTTGGGGAATGCACGTCCAATTGTAGTTTTTGATACGTTGGCACGGTATTTTGAGCATAAGGGGATGGAAGTTGAGTTTGTGCAGAATTTTACGGATGTGGATGATAAGATTATAAATAAGTCTATGGAAGAAGGGACTTCTGCTAGCGAGGTTTCGGAAAAATATATAAAATATTTTTTTGAGGATATTAGCAAGCTGAATATTCTTGAAAGTGTGAAAAGACCTAAAGTTACTGAAAATATGGCGGAAATTATTAAGATTATTCAAAAATTAATTGATAATGGGTTTGCTTACGAGAAAGATGGGGATGTTTATTTTGAGGTAAAAAAATATAAGGATTATGGAAAATTATCAAATCAGAAAATTGAGGAGCTGGAACTTGGGGCTAGGATTGATGTGTCGGAAATTAAGAAAAATCCAGTAGACTTTGCACTTTGGAAAAAAAAGAAAGATGGAGAGCCGTTTTGGCAATCGCCTTGGGGACAAGGACGTCCTGGATGGCATATAGAATGTAGTGCGATGGCAAAAAAATATCTTGGAGATACATTTGATATTCACGGTGGCGGACAAGATTTAGTTTTTCCGCATCACGAAAATGAGATTGCCCAAAGTAAGTGTGCTTATCACGGAAACTTTGCAAATTATTGGCTTCACAACGGATTTATTCAGATAAATGGCGACAAAATGTCAAAATCGCTAGGAAATTTCTTTTTGCTTCGTGAAATACTTGAAAAATTTTCTGGAAATGTAGTAAGACTTTTTATTCTTAGCACTCATTACAGAAAGCCGATTAACTTTTCATTCGAGAATATGGAAGATACGAAAAAAGCGTTGCAAAATATTATAAAATCAATGAATAAATTTGAAAATATTGTTGAAAAATATAAGAATGAAAAAATAGAAAATGTTAAAAATTCAGAGTTTTCTCAAAAAATTGATGAATTTGATAAAAAATTTGAAGAAGCGATGGACGAGGATATGAATACACCGCAGGCACTAGCGACTATTTTTGATCAGATTAGGGAAACAAATAAACTTATTTCCAGAAATGAAAGTGAGTTTTCCAGAATTTATTATGAAATTAAAAAATCTTATGATTCTTTGAAGGCAAAATTAGAAAATGTATTTGGAATAGCGATTGAAATAGAAAATGCTGTGAAGGAGGAAGATGGAGAAAATATGGAATTGACAAAAAAATTAATTGAATTACTGATAAAATTACGAAGTGAGGCAAGAAGTGAGAAAAATTTCAAATTATCCGATGAAATTCGGAATGAATTGAAGGCACTTGGGGTAGAAATTAAGGATAATAAGGATGGAAGTACGGATTATAATTTATTGTAA
- the coaBC gene encoding bifunctional phosphopantothenoylcysteine decarboxylase/phosphopantothenate--cysteine ligase CoaBC, which produces MKNILVGVTGGIAAYKSAGIVSLLKKKGYNVKVVMTENATKIVGPLTLETLSRNRIYVDMWDSNPHYEVEHISLADWADMVLIAPATYNIIGKVANGIADDMLTTILSAVSVRKPVFFALAMNVNMYENPILKENIDKLKSFGYRFIDAEEGLLACNYSAKGRMSEPENIVDEIERYSIFSKFENFDTTLKGKKILITSGRTKENIDPVRYLSNNSSGKMGYSIAQAAADMGADVTLISGSTDLKIPNGLKNFISVESALEMYEKVDEYFKNTDIFIACAAVADYRPKEYKKEKIKKSDSDLVMELVRNPDILLEMSKKKEKQLLVGFAAETNDIRENALKKLGKKNLDIIVANNASVMGSDENVIEIIRKDRTSVEISQKSKMELAYDILSEVVCELEKR; this is translated from the coding sequence ATGAAAAATATTTTAGTAGGAGTTACAGGGGGAATTGCGGCATATAAATCGGCTGGAATTGTATCGCTTTTGAAAAAGAAAGGATATAATGTGAAAGTTGTGATGACTGAAAATGCTACAAAAATCGTTGGACCTTTGACTCTTGAAACTTTATCAAGAAATAGGATTTATGTGGATATGTGGGACAGCAATCCGCATTATGAAGTGGAGCATATTTCACTTGCGGATTGGGCAGATATGGTTTTGATTGCACCTGCGACTTATAATATAATTGGAAAGGTGGCAAACGGGATTGCAGACGATATGCTTACGACAATCCTTTCCGCTGTTTCGGTAAGAAAGCCAGTATTTTTTGCTTTAGCAATGAATGTGAATATGTATGAAAATCCGATTTTAAAAGAAAATATTGATAAGCTGAAATCCTTTGGATATAGGTTTATTGATGCAGAAGAAGGACTGCTTGCCTGCAATTATAGTGCGAAGGGAAGAATGAGCGAGCCAGAAAATATTGTCGATGAAATAGAAAGATACAGTATTTTTTCAAAATTTGAGAATTTTGATACAACCTTGAAAGGTAAAAAAATTCTTATAACAAGCGGGCGAACAAAGGAAAATATTGATCCAGTCAGATATTTGTCAAATAATTCAAGCGGAAAAATGGGATATTCAATTGCTCAGGCGGCGGCTGATATGGGAGCAGACGTAACTTTAATTAGCGGGTCTACGGACTTGAAAATTCCAAATGGGCTTAAAAATTTTATTTCTGTGGAATCAGCACTTGAAATGTATGAAAAAGTGGATGAATATTTTAAAAATACTGATATTTTCATAGCTTGTGCGGCAGTTGCTGATTACAGACCAAAGGAATACAAAAAGGAAAAAATAAAGAAATCTGATTCAGATTTGGTTATGGAATTGGTTAGAAATCCTGATATTTTATTAGAGATGAGCAAAAAGAAGGAAAAACAGCTATTAGTTGGATTTGCCGCAGAAACTAATGATATAAGGGAAAATGCCTTGAAAAAGCTGGGAAAGAAAAATTTAGATATTATAGTGGCAAATAATGCATCTGTAATGGGCAGCGATGAAAATGTGATTGAGATTATTAGAAAAGATAGGACTTCGGTGGAAATTAGTCAGAAAAGTAAGATGGAGCTGGCTTATGATATTTTGAGTGAAGTTGTTTGTGAGTTGGAAAAGAGATAA
- a CDS encoding DUF7336 domain-containing protein, with translation MKSEKQKIKKVYMLYHRDEKDDDKLIGFFSTKEKALEIVDKWKEMKGFRDFPEGFKIRTMIIGKNYYTKGFKSKSLK, from the coding sequence ATGAAATCTGAAAAACAAAAGATAAAAAAAGTGTACATGTTGTATCATAGAGATGAAAAGGATGACGATAAATTAATAGGATTTTTTTCAACAAAGGAAAAGGCATTGGAAATTGTTGATAAATGGAAAGAAATGAAAGGTTTTAGGGATTTTCCTGAAGGATTTAAAATTAGAACCATGATAATTGGGAAAAATTACTACACAAAAGGGTTTAAATCTAAAAGCCTTAAATAA
- a CDS encoding M23 family metallopeptidase, translating into MDNEKKNVNRVLNEKKENLEKRNSKSRKKTGIILGITALLILGIIILGMIFGRKNINFKNLVTEDEDDKIFRINPVKDPQVTYYNFRGEVYPDWAKFGLTRSNGARGHQGIDIFALPGTDVYAVLDGKIVDMYVDKTGYGLNFYLEVNPKELEKIKRKNYKPKESAREWAYSPNYDPNTMQVKYIRYCHLSEVNVKIGDTVKAGQVIAKSGTTGNASGTHAPHLHFEIAFEMRGKGLINRVDPEMYFKIKNGDKMTKQEINVQTEAAKTEWFETKGYDTGFRDKSIFLDKKMNPDGSKVKENLNKINNLKSRKIRKK; encoded by the coding sequence ATGGATAATGAAAAGAAAAATGTAAATAGAGTTTTGAATGAAAAAAAAGAAAATTTAGAAAAGAGAAATTCAAAATCTAGAAAAAAAACAGGAATAATTTTGGGAATAACGGCTTTATTGATTTTAGGAATTATAATTTTGGGGATGATATTTGGTAGAAAAAATATTAATTTTAAAAATCTTGTAACTGAAGATGAAGATGATAAAATTTTTAGAATTAATCCAGTAAAAGATCCACAGGTTACATATTACAATTTTCGTGGAGAAGTTTATCCTGACTGGGCTAAATTTGGGCTGACTCGAAGTAATGGGGCAAGAGGACATCAAGGAATTGATATTTTTGCATTGCCGGGAACAGATGTTTATGCGGTTCTGGATGGAAAAATTGTGGATATGTATGTGGATAAAACAGGGTATGGATTAAATTTTTATTTGGAAGTTAATCCAAAGGAGCTTGAGAAAATAAAAAGAAAAAATTACAAACCTAAAGAAAGTGCAAGAGAATGGGCATACAGCCCAAATTATGACCCTAATACAATGCAAGTAAAATACATTAGATATTGCCATTTAAGTGAAGTGAATGTAAAAATCGGAGATACAGTGAAGGCTGGGCAAGTAATAGCTAAATCAGGTACAACTGGAAATGCAAGTGGAACACATGCTCCTCATCTGCATTTTGAGATAGCCTTTGAAATGAGAGGAAAAGGACTTATAAACAGAGTTGATCCAGAAATGTACTTTAAAATAAAAAATGGAGACAAAATGACAAAACAAGAGATAAATGTCCAGACTGAAGCAGCTAAAACAGAATGGTTTGAAACAAAAGGCTATGATACTGGATTTAGAGATAAAAGTATATTTTTAGATAAAAAAATGAATCCAGATGGAAGCAAAGTGAAAGAAAATTTAAATAAAATTAATAATTTAAAAAGTAGAAAAATTAGGAAAAAATAA
- a CDS encoding suppressor of fused domain protein yields the protein MGLFDLFKKENEKENDAEAVSEEINTDGWDAITETFNKLYPDQKNPLHYAAMIKWRFGGNDPLDGISIYDGGDYWHFVTYGLSELHEKVSENTEYSGYGMEFTLKLKKDNYIDEEAELKGICGILQTIARATFSSGEIFRPYEYLYTGQTEGMDVNKKSNITGFITISDEKAGIIDTVNGKVEFIQFIGVTDNELKAIQNKETTVKELYEKLNSDVTNYNRKSVF from the coding sequence ATGGGATTATTTGATTTATTTAAGAAAGAGAATGAAAAAGAAAATGATGCTGAAGCAGTTTCTGAAGAAATAAATACAGATGGCTGGGATGCTATTACAGAAACTTTTAATAAACTTTATCCGGATCAGAAAAATCCATTACATTATGCGGCAATGATAAAATGGAGATTTGGTGGAAATGATCCTTTGGATGGTATTAGTATTTATGATGGAGGGGATTATTGGCACTTTGTTACTTATGGATTGTCTGAACTGCATGAAAAAGTAAGTGAAAATACAGAATACAGCGGTTATGGAATGGAGTTTACATTAAAATTAAAAAAAGATAATTATATTGATGAGGAAGCTGAATTAAAAGGAATTTGTGGAATTTTACAAACAATTGCAAGAGCGACGTTTTCTAGTGGAGAAATATTTAGACCGTATGAATATTTATACACTGGGCAGACGGAAGGAATGGATGTAAATAAAAAGTCAAATATTACAGGGTTTATTACTATTTCTGATGAAAAAGCTGGAATAATTGATACAGTTAATGGAAAAGTGGAATTTATACAATTTATCGGAGTAACTGATAATGAACTGAAAGCAATTCAAAATAAAGAGACAACTGTTAAAGAATTATATGAAAAATTAAACAGCGATGTAACAAACTATAATAGAAAATCAGTATTTTAA